The uncultured Methanomethylovorans sp. genome contains a region encoding:
- a CDS encoding PGF-pre-PGF domain-containing protein: MQLKLSGPINIGLALFCMIIIAGMGSAEELNVNFAGQFDENTYDAASITNALVTDGQGFTSHFGGSISNVVVVGNYAYAAQGQDMLVIDVTKTSNPSEVGKLTTLSLINSIVVEGNYAYIANGDNGLQVVDITNPTAPTIVGTYTYNSGAAYGVTVANNYAYVANGNSGLVIVDITNPAAPTFKGRYDTPGYAYGISVVGNYAYVADGGNGLVIVDVTNPAAPTSLSSYDTVKANAVTVSGNYAYVADDSNGLVIVDITNPAAATYTGKYDTQGNATCVAIEGNYAYVADGSSGLSIVNISNPATPSSTAVYSATPGYAYSIDVVDNYAYIAYGRTGLAIINISKPSAPSYAGIYDVAGFASGVAIADNYAYVAYGYMGLTVVDITNPAAPTRAGSYITTGYARDVAVAGNYAYIADGSTGLVIVDVKNPSSPSLEGSYNTNTDGKAWGVTVADNYAYLADGSSGLVVIDVTNPASPTLKGSYNTAGNAENVAISGNYAYVADGDNGLVVLDITKPATPALEGSYNTPGHAYGVSIVGNYAYVADGSDGLVVLDVTNPAAPTIIGNYDTNFAQNIAVAGNYAYIADDSFGLVIVDITNPTVPTLAGSYDTAGYGYGVAVLGNYVYVADFNNGLVILSVDNGSDTNPPASVTDLKEISAGSSWIKWAWVNPSDADFSHVMVFIDGAFVENAVGGVYELTGLTEGTTHTISTKTVDISGNTNPTWVNDSAVATTTLPSDTTPPGSVTNLEETNADSHWINWTWINPEDDDFSYVMVYIDGEFVTNTTDSSINSYNATELSKGTTYTIGLQTVDTSGNINSVLVNDSATAIKLPKVLNLAGTNITKTSITLLWENSEDTTEVKISRDDMALGNASGSTSYVDSNLSSGKSYTYTLVPYNEDGVEGKAVTAKIKTKSSSSGGSGGSSSSRSSSSSSGGSGGATSVEDYSNLALKDVANAYLRIDTNVTYEFTKEGNPIQSVSLYSLKNSGQITSTIEVLNNRSKLANSTPEGQIYKYANIWVGKAGFATASNIKDAQIQFKVNSSWIQDMGLNPEDVKLQRYNGTTWEILPTTLESNATGYVVYEAQTPGFSPFAITAEKELASSPSSETEVQNINSNATSVTKDTKVPGFDALFAIVGMLAVAYLIRKS; encoded by the coding sequence ATGCAACTCAAGTTAAGTGGACCAATTAATATTGGACTTGCGTTATTTTGTATGATAATAATCGCAGGAATGGGTTCAGCTGAAGAACTTAATGTAAATTTTGCTGGCCAATTTGATGAAAATACTTATGATGCTGCTAGTATTACCAACGCTTTGGTAACAGATGGACAGGGTTTCACCAGCCACTTCGGCGGGAGTATTTCCAATGTTGTGGTAGTAGGAAATTATGCATATGCGGCACAAGGACAGGATATGCTTGTGATTGATGTCACAAAAACTTCTAATCCATCAGAAGTTGGGAAATTAACTACCCTTTCGCTTATTAACAGTATTGTAGTAGAGGGAAATTATGCATACATAGCCAATGGAGATAATGGACTACAGGTAGTAGACATTACAAATCCAACTGCACCAACGATTGTAGGGACCTATACATATAATTCCGGAGCTGCATACGGTGTTACTGTAGCAAATAACTATGCATACGTAGCCAATGGTAACAGTGGACTAGTAATCGTAGATATCACTAATCCGGCTGCACCAACATTTAAGGGTAGGTACGATACTCCCGGTTATGCATATGGCATTTCTGTAGTAGGCAATTACGCATACGTGGCTGACGGCGGTAATGGACTTGTCATAGTCGATGTTACAAACCCAGCAGCACCAACATCTCTAAGCTCTTATGATACAGTAAAAGCAAATGCTGTCACCGTATCTGGCAATTACGCATACGTGGCGGATGATAGCAATGGACTTGTGATCGTTGATATCACAAACCCAGCAGCAGCAACTTATACAGGAAAGTATGACACTCAGGGGAATGCAACCTGTGTAGCTATAGAAGGCAATTATGCATACGTAGCTGATGGGAGCAGTGGTCTTTCAATAGTAAATATATCCAACCCAGCAACACCATCAAGCACAGCGGTTTATAGTGCTACTCCCGGATATGCATATAGCATTGATGTAGTGGATAATTACGCATACATAGCATATGGCAGAACTGGACTTGCAATAATAAACATTTCAAAGCCTTCAGCACCAAGCTATGCAGGAATATATGACGTTGCAGGTTTTGCATCCGGTGTAGCTATAGCAGATAATTATGCATATGTAGCATATGGATATATGGGACTTACAGTTGTGGATATCACTAATCCGGCAGCTCCTACCCGTGCAGGAAGTTATATTACTACTGGATATGCACGTGATGTCGCAGTAGCAGGGAATTACGCATACATAGCTGATGGTAGTACTGGCCTAGTAATTGTAGATGTTAAAAACCCTTCCTCACCCTCACTTGAAGGTAGCTATAATACAAATACTGATGGGAAGGCATGGGGTGTTACAGTAGCAGATAATTACGCATATTTAGCTGATGGAAGTAGTGGTCTTGTGGTAATAGATGTTACAAATCCAGCATCTCCAACTCTTAAGGGCAGCTATAACACTGCAGGAAATGCTGAAAATGTGGCAATATCGGGCAATTATGCTTACGTAGCAGATGGAGATAATGGCCTTGTAGTACTAGACATCACCAAGCCAGCTACACCAGCACTTGAAGGTAGTTATAATACCCCCGGTCATGCATATGGTGTTTCAATAGTGGGTAATTACGCATATGTAGCTGATGGAAGTGATGGACTTGTGGTACTGGATGTAACAAACCCAGCTGCGCCAACTATTATAGGCAATTATGACACAAACTTTGCACAGAATATTGCAGTAGCAGGGAATTATGCATATATCGCAGACGATAGCTTTGGACTTGTAATAGTAGATATAACAAACCCAACTGTGCCAACACTTGCAGGTAGCTATGACACAGCTGGTTATGGGTACGGTGTTGCCGTATTAGGAAATTATGTATACGTAGCTGATTTCAATAACGGACTGGTAATTCTTAGTGTTGACAATGGTTCAGACACAAATCCACCGGCCTCTGTAACAGATCTAAAAGAAATAAGTGCAGGTTCAAGCTGGATAAAGTGGGCATGGGTGAACCCCAGTGACGCTGATTTCAGCCATGTGATGGTATTTATTGATGGTGCATTTGTTGAGAATGCAGTTGGAGGAGTTTATGAATTAACCGGTCTTACTGAAGGAACGACACACACCATAAGCACAAAGACTGTAGACATATCAGGTAACACCAATCCTACATGGGTAAATGATTCAGCAGTAGCAACAACTACACTTCCTTCAGATACTACACCACCAGGATCTGTAACAAACCTCGAAGAGACAAATGCAGATTCACACTGGATCAACTGGACCTGGATAAATCCAGAAGATGATGATTTCAGTTATGTGATGGTATACATTGATGGTGAATTTGTTACAAATACAACTGACAGTTCAATTAATTCCTACAATGCTACCGAACTCTCAAAAGGTACTACATACACTATAGGTTTGCAGACAGTAGACACTTCGGGAAACATTAATTCCGTCCTGGTAAACGATTCAGCTACTGCAATAAAACTTCCAAAGGTGTTAAACCTCGCTGGAACAAACATCACAAAGACTTCTATCACCCTCCTGTGGGAAAATTCTGAGGACACCACAGAAGTGAAAATAAGCCGTGATGATATGGCCCTTGGCAATGCAAGTGGTTCAACATCTTATGTAGACAGCAACCTTAGCAGCGGTAAGAGTTATACGTACACTTTAGTCCCATACAATGAAGATGGAGTGGAAGGGAAAGCAGTAACTGCTAAAATAAAAACCAAATCCTCAAGTAGTGGAGGAAGCGGTGGAAGCAGTAGCTCAAGGAGCAGTAGTAGTAGTAGCGGAGGAAGTGGAGGTGCAACCTCTGTAGAAGACTATTCAAACCTTGCACTGAAAGATGTTGCCAATGCTTATCTGAGAATTGATACAAACGTCACCTATGAGTTCACAAAGGAAGGAAACCCCATACAGTCAGTTAGCTTATATTCCTTGAAGAACTCTGGTCAGATTACTTCCACCATAGAAGTACTAAACAACAGATCAAAACTGGCTAACAGTACTCCTGAAGGACAAATATATAAATACGCCAATATATGGGTAGGCAAGGCTGGCTTTGCAACAGCATCTAACATTAAGGATGCGCAGATCCAGTTCAAGGTGAACAGTTCGTGGATACAAGATATGGGCTTAAATCCCGAGGACGTAAAGTTACAGAGATACAATGGAACTACATGGGAAATACTGCCGACTACTCTGGAAAGCAATGCTACAGGTTATGTAGTATATGAAGCTCAGACTCCAGGATTTTCTCCGTTTGCAATCACTGCTGAAAAGGAACTTGCTTCCTCTCCAAGTAGTGAAACTGAAGTCCAGAATATCAATTCTAATGCTACATCTGTAACAAAGGATACAAAAGTTCCAGGCTTTGATGCACTGTTCGCAATTGTAGGTATGCTTGCGGTTGCATACCTCATAAGGAAAAGTTAA
- a CDS encoding PGF-pre-PGF domain-containing protein, with product MLMIAGIGAAEELKIDLVSQYNGNTYDTASITNAIISQGEDFVSHRGGSIYDVVVNGNYAYVGQGQDLLVLDVTDVSNPVEMGRVTTPSVINNIVISGNYAYLADGQTGLQVVNIENPAAPAIAGNFSSIYAGGVALSGNYAYIASGSRGLVSLDITNPAAPTRVGTYNTTGFASKVVVEGNYAYIADDSNGLVVVNIANPGVLTLTGSYDTTGTASDVFVSGNYAYIADGDSGLQVIDIEDPAAPTLAGNYDTAGFATDVMVNGNYAYIADATNGLVIIDITNPAAPASAGSYTMASIHAYCVDVAGNYAYVAFGRSGLSIVDITNLATPVSAGTYTTTAGFANGIALSDNYAYIANGYMGLMIVDVTNPASPASTGNYVTSGYAHDVAISGNNAYVADGRGGLVIVDTTNATAPTLKGKYTDTIDQAFGIAVSGNYAYVAYNSSGVVILDVTNPAAPVAIGGYDTSGTSEDIFVEGNYAYVADGDNGLVILDITNPAAPTLVGNYDTVGFAHGVAVEGNYAYVADGSNGLVVLDVTNPAAPTLASTYDTSYAQRVIVSGNYAYIADDSAGIVIINIANPAALVNEGSYNTAGFAYDVAVSNNYVYVADFGNGLVILSVDGAADTVPPASVTNLKETSSNSSWIYWTWTNPADTDFSHAMVYIDGVFTTNTSEVYYNLTNLTEGSTHTIGLKTVDTSGNINPTWTNDSANATLLLVDTIPPASVTNLDDSDSDSSWINWVWTNPTDADFSYAMVYIDGEFITNTTNSSVNSYNATGLSNATNYTIAICTVDASGNINSTLVNDTAIAMKLPRVSNVAGSDITKTSITLTWDASNDTSLVQIGRDGTIIGNVTNSTSYVDSGLSAGKTYTYTLVPYTSNELAGKAVIAELKTKSSSSGGSGGSSSSSSSGGSGTGSASVEDYANLAVKDAKSQYLEMNKNVTYLFTKEGNPIQSISFYSLKNSGQITSTIEILNNRSKLANSTPEGSIYKYVNIWVGKGSFASSSNLKDAKIVFKVNNSWMQQMDVKPEEIQLQRYSGNTWEVLPATVVNSTDSYVTFESETSGFSPFAITAQKTLESPVSSEMETQTEEVATEVNAVTNNTTSTTEEPQTPGFEALFAVGGLLAVVYLVRRN from the coding sequence ATGCTAATGATCGCAGGGATCGGAGCAGCTGAAGAACTCAAAATAGATTTAGTTAGTCAATATAATGGAAATACCTACGATACCGCTAGTATTACAAATGCGATTATATCACAGGGAGAAGATTTTGTCAGTCACCGCGGTGGAAGCATTTATGACGTTGTTGTAAATGGCAATTACGCATACGTTGGACAAGGACAGGATTTACTGGTTTTGGACGTTACTGATGTTTCCAATCCTGTAGAAATGGGAAGAGTTACTACCCCATCAGTAATTAACAACATAGTAATATCCGGAAATTACGCATACTTAGCTGATGGACAAACTGGCCTTCAGGTCGTAAATATAGAAAATCCAGCAGCGCCAGCAATTGCAGGTAATTTTAGTTCAATTTATGCGGGAGGCGTAGCATTATCAGGAAACTATGCTTACATAGCCAGTGGAAGCAGAGGCCTTGTTTCATTGGATATCACAAATCCAGCAGCACCAACTCGTGTAGGTACCTACAATACTACTGGTTTTGCTTCCAAGGTTGTCGTTGAAGGGAACTATGCTTACATAGCAGACGATAGCAATGGACTTGTTGTAGTAAACATCGCAAACCCAGGTGTATTAACTCTCACAGGTAGCTACGATACAACTGGTACTGCATCTGATGTTTTCGTATCAGGAAATTATGCATACATAGCCGATGGTGACAGTGGCCTTCAGGTAATAGATATTGAAGATCCGGCAGCACCAACACTTGCAGGCAATTATGACACTGCTGGATTTGCAACAGACGTAATGGTAAATGGAAACTATGCTTACATAGCTGATGCAACAAACGGCCTTGTAATTATAGACATTACAAATCCGGCAGCACCGGCAAGTGCAGGAAGTTACACCATGGCATCAATACACGCTTATTGTGTTGATGTGGCAGGTAATTATGCTTATGTGGCCTTTGGTAGAAGTGGCCTGTCAATTGTGGATATTACGAATCTAGCAACCCCCGTAAGTGCAGGAACTTATACTACTACTGCTGGATTTGCAAACGGTATAGCCCTATCAGATAACTATGCATACATTGCCAATGGTTACATGGGTCTTATGATAGTAGATGTCACAAATCCGGCATCACCAGCAAGCACAGGAAATTATGTTACTTCGGGATATGCACATGATGTTGCAATCTCTGGAAACAATGCATACGTGGCTGATGGCAGAGGTGGTCTTGTTATCGTCGATACAACTAATGCAACAGCACCAACACTTAAAGGCAAATATACTGATACTATTGATCAGGCATTTGGAATTGCTGTATCTGGAAATTACGCATATGTTGCTTACAATAGCAGTGGAGTTGTGATTTTAGATGTTACAAACCCAGCAGCACCTGTAGCCATTGGAGGATATGACACTTCAGGAACCTCAGAAGATATCTTTGTAGAAGGCAATTATGCATATGTGGCTGATGGTGACAACGGCCTTGTGATTCTTGATATCACAAATCCAGCAGCACCAACACTTGTAGGAAACTATGATACTGTAGGCTTTGCACACGGAGTTGCTGTAGAAGGTAACTACGCATATGTGGCTGATGGTTCTAATGGACTTGTAGTTTTAGATGTCACAAATCCAGCAGCACCAACACTTGCAAGCACGTATGATACTAGCTATGCACAGAGAGTTATAGTCTCAGGTAATTATGCATATATCGCAGACGATAGCGCTGGAATTGTGATAATTAATATTGCTAACCCAGCAGCATTAGTCAATGAAGGTAGCTACAACACTGCTGGATTTGCATATGATGTTGCAGTATCAAACAACTATGTATATGTAGCTGACTTTGGAAATGGTCTTGTCATCCTTAGTGTAGACGGAGCAGCAGATACAGTTCCGCCAGCATCTGTAACAAACCTAAAGGAAACAAGCTCAAATTCAAGCTGGATCTACTGGACATGGACAAACCCCGCTGATACTGACTTTAGTCATGCAATGGTGTACATCGATGGTGTATTCACTACAAATACATCTGAAGTATATTATAATTTAACAAACCTCACTGAAGGAAGTACACATACCATCGGTCTCAAAACAGTTGATACATCAGGGAACATTAACCCCACGTGGACAAACGATTCAGCAAATGCAACACTATTGCTGGTAGATACTATACCACCAGCATCTGTAACAAACCTTGATGATTCAGATTCAGATTCAAGCTGGATCAATTGGGTATGGACAAACCCCACTGATGCTGACTTTAGCTATGCAATGGTATACATTGATGGAGAATTTATCACAAACACAACCAACAGTTCCGTCAATTCATACAACGCAACCGGACTTTCTAATGCAACTAACTACACTATTGCCATCTGCACAGTGGATGCATCAGGGAACATTAATTCTACATTGGTTAATGACACAGCCATAGCAATGAAGCTACCCAGAGTCTCCAATGTTGCTGGAAGCGACATCACAAAGACTTCAATTACATTGACATGGGATGCTTCTAACGACACCAGCCTTGTACAAATAGGAAGAGATGGCACTATCATTGGTAATGTTACCAATTCAACATCTTACGTAGATAGTGGCTTGTCAGCTGGCAAGACTTACACCTACACCTTGGTCCCATACACCAGCAATGAGCTGGCAGGTAAGGCAGTAATTGCTGAACTCAAAACCAAGTCTTCCAGTAGTGGAGGAAGCGGTGGAAGCAGTAGCTCAAGCAGCAGCGGAGGATCAGGTACAGGTTCAGCTTCAGTAGAGGACTATGCAAACCTTGCAGTAAAGGACGCTAAATCTCAATACTTGGAAATGAATAAAAATGTGACCTATCTGTTCACAAAGGAAGGAAACCCTATACAGTCAATCAGTTTCTATTCCCTTAAGAACTCAGGCCAGATTACATCCACTATTGAAATATTGAACAATAGATCAAAACTGGCTAACAGTACTCCTGAAGGATCCATATACAAATATGTAAATATATGGGTAGGCAAGGGCTCATTTGCTTCATCATCCAACCTTAAAGATGCTAAGATAGTATTCAAGGTAAACAATTCCTGGATGCAGCAGATGGATGTAAAGCCAGAAGAAATCCAGCTACAGAGGTATAGTGGAAATACATGGGAAGTGCTGCCTGCTACTGTTGTAAACAGCACAGATAGCTATGTAACATTTGAGTCAGAGACATCTGGGTTCTCACCGTTTGCAATTACTGCTCAAAAGACACTCGAGTCACCTGTAAGCAGTGAAATGGAAACCCAGACAGAAGAAGTGGCCACTGAAGTAAACGCTGTGACCAACAACACAACTTCTACAACTGAAGAGCCACAAACACCAGGCTTTGAAGCCTTGTTTGCAGTTGGAGGTCTTCTTGCAGTTGTATATCTTGTAAGAAGAAACTGA
- a CDS encoding alpha-2-macroglobulin family protein → MLISIFVSGCLNSEGTSSNIAGQCGDGTSISGDEFLILAPKTLFSGGESAVTMAAFNGGQSVIRCVEYTLTDANNEVIPLVQASTSEAGNSVASFEVPEIEEGQYNLTAKPAGFDVEFTATIQVVKNNPVFIETDKPIYKPGQTIHGRLLTVNNNLLPVEQETMVEIADAKGIKVFKENLTSNEYGITYFDLPLASELNLGTWNIKATSGSSSSEVDIRVEKYVLPKFDVQVSTPKDWFLVSEPITGSVSAEYFFGKQVEGNVTVDAMRYVGTWGQYATFKSVLKNGSVDFELPEVGYAAGTYGAEGQGSLMLNVTVTDTGGHNEKSTQLLTIAQSPIVLKLIPESNSIKPGMPLQVLLVTQDPGGKPLDTEVKITASFTDENYKQETQQDTIKTQNGTYLLTYDVPANAHALDLSAEAEDVNASVNLNAVYSPSASFIHITQTSKGVPKVGESIRFKVYSTNPGTVFYDMFANGRTVYSATSSDSEISIPVTPQMSPTAKIVAYMINPNNEVSADVLPFDVQFDTQMDLSSVFSEESVEPGDNVTVNFNAGGQAMIGVSIVDESVYALSEGRLNLQQVFSELEKRFMEPLAEAHPTYYWYQEGAYNVLDNAGMVVMASPELNIPKVEVPQEDMLMDGFGGKGVDMVVQEEAAVPAMMPTATATDSTGTVEPSEPLAEVQRVRQFFPETWVWEPDLLTDSTGKVDLKLNAPDSITTWRLHAVSSGPQGIGISETQLKVFQDFFIDPDLPYAVIRGEQFPVQVQVYNYLDKEQQVFITLKGEDWFQLVGDDKQQVTVAPNSVSSVSFTIRPTQVGTHVIEITGQTTEKADAVKKDIIVEPEGVTREVIDNGILDNASVVLDAGLPFDMVKDSGKILVSFTPSIVAQTISGVDDLLGMPYGCGEQNMMLFSTDVEVLRYLKATGQENPEIRAKAETYIITGYQRELTYRHDDGSFSAFGESDEGGSLWLTDFVLSQFSGARDITTIDEDVLKQSADWIESHQQTDGSWESVGFVIHQDMMGGMNGAYALTAYTTLALEEYGNARPEVMAKAQQYLEMNLAAQDDPYALAIGTLALQKLNSSKADEALDKLLAMAKQDEDGTYWGYDEAPVSTPYGYDTYGIIMPSGKNVETTAYATLALIEAKDPTASSSLKWIAAQRNAQGGFSSTQDTVMAFRALMTAAASAGRDIDATVSVMADNTSLSEVKITPQNFDVVQIVEVPVDTQQVTLGIEGEGEVSYQLVKRFNVILPDVVEQKEIELNVTYDATSVAVDDIVTADVRVKYNGMPGIEAMVNSSGMMIVDIAVPTGFTPVTTSLDALKENDTVTRYEIAGRKVVLYIDEMKVGEELNFTMQMQALFPVKAAAQGSKAYSYYNPEVSAEVKGVEMNVT, encoded by the coding sequence ATGTTGATATCTATCTTTGTTTCGGGATGTCTGAATTCCGAAGGAACATCTTCCAATATTGCAGGCCAATGTGGAGATGGTACATCGATTTCAGGTGATGAGTTCCTGATACTTGCACCCAAGACACTTTTTTCAGGAGGAGAAAGTGCTGTAACCATGGCTGCCTTCAATGGTGGCCAGTCTGTAATAAGATGCGTAGAATACACGCTTACAGATGCAAACAACGAGGTGATCCCACTTGTACAGGCATCTACCTCAGAAGCAGGTAATTCAGTAGCTTCATTTGAAGTGCCTGAGATAGAAGAAGGACAGTACAATCTCACCGCCAAGCCCGCGGGATTTGATGTCGAATTCACTGCTACCATACAGGTAGTGAAGAACAATCCTGTTTTTATCGAAACTGATAAACCTATATATAAACCCGGACAGACAATACACGGCCGCTTGCTCACAGTCAACAACAACCTGCTTCCCGTAGAACAAGAGACCATGGTGGAAATTGCTGATGCAAAAGGCATCAAGGTATTCAAGGAAAACCTTACTTCAAATGAGTATGGCATAACCTACTTCGACCTGCCCCTTGCATCTGAACTCAACCTGGGTACCTGGAATATAAAGGCGACTTCAGGTAGCTCCAGCTCAGAAGTAGATATTCGGGTGGAAAAATATGTTCTGCCTAAATTTGATGTGCAGGTCTCCACTCCTAAAGACTGGTTCCTTGTATCCGAACCAATCACAGGGTCCGTATCAGCAGAATATTTCTTTGGGAAGCAGGTGGAAGGCAATGTGACCGTAGATGCCATGCGTTACGTTGGTACCTGGGGACAGTACGCCACCTTCAAATCTGTGCTTAAGAACGGTTCAGTGGATTTCGAGCTGCCAGAAGTAGGTTATGCAGCAGGCACTTATGGTGCAGAAGGGCAAGGCAGCCTCATGCTCAATGTCACTGTGACCGATACAGGAGGACACAACGAGAAGTCTACACAACTGCTGACAATAGCACAATCTCCCATTGTACTGAAACTAATACCCGAGTCTAATTCCATAAAACCTGGCATGCCCTTGCAGGTGCTGCTTGTGACCCAGGATCCCGGAGGAAAGCCTCTGGATACAGAAGTGAAGATCACTGCAAGTTTCACTGATGAGAATTACAAACAGGAGACACAGCAGGATACCATAAAGACTCAGAACGGCACTTACCTGCTAACCTATGATGTGCCTGCCAATGCACATGCACTTGACCTTTCAGCAGAAGCAGAGGATGTTAATGCATCTGTAAATCTCAACGCTGTATATTCACCTTCCGCAAGTTTCATACACATCACCCAGACCAGTAAAGGAGTACCGAAAGTAGGAGAATCCATCAGATTCAAGGTGTATTCCACCAACCCAGGCACTGTGTTCTATGATATGTTCGCTAACGGCAGGACTGTATACTCTGCAACAAGTAGTGATTCTGAAATTAGCATCCCAGTAACACCGCAGATGAGCCCAACAGCAAAAATAGTTGCATACATGATTAACCCCAATAATGAGGTCTCTGCAGACGTCCTTCCTTTTGATGTGCAATTTGACACCCAGATGGACCTTTCTTCTGTTTTTAGTGAAGAATCGGTGGAGCCTGGAGACAATGTGACCGTGAATTTCAATGCAGGAGGCCAGGCCATGATCGGTGTATCCATTGTGGATGAATCGGTATACGCTCTTAGCGAAGGACGGCTTAACCTGCAACAGGTGTTCAGTGAACTGGAAAAGCGCTTCATGGAACCTCTGGCTGAGGCTCATCCCACATACTACTGGTATCAAGAAGGAGCCTACAATGTGCTGGATAATGCGGGTATGGTAGTGATGGCTTCACCTGAACTGAATATTCCAAAAGTGGAAGTTCCACAGGAAGATATGTTGATGGACGGATTCGGCGGAAAGGGTGTGGATATGGTTGTACAGGAAGAGGCGGCAGTACCTGCCATGATGCCTACTGCAACGGCAACAGATTCCACGGGAACTGTAGAACCTTCTGAGCCCCTTGCCGAAGTGCAGAGGGTGCGTCAGTTCTTCCCTGAGACATGGGTATGGGAACCTGATCTGCTAACTGATAGCACCGGAAAAGTGGACCTTAAACTGAACGCACCTGACAGTATCACCACCTGGAGATTACATGCAGTGTCGTCGGGACCGCAGGGGATAGGCATTTCTGAAACCCAGCTTAAGGTTTTCCAGGATTTCTTCATAGACCCGGACCTGCCTTATGCTGTGATTAGAGGCGAACAATTCCCGGTACAGGTGCAGGTGTATAACTATCTGGATAAGGAGCAACAGGTCTTTATTACTCTGAAAGGAGAGGATTGGTTCCAGCTTGTTGGAGATGACAAGCAGCAGGTCACAGTAGCTCCAAATAGTGTAAGTTCTGTGAGTTTCACCATCAGGCCAACGCAGGTAGGCACTCATGTCATCGAGATCACTGGACAGACTACGGAGAAAGCGGATGCTGTGAAGAAGGACATCATTGTGGAGCCTGAAGGTGTGACGAGGGAGGTAATAGACAATGGCATCCTTGACAACGCTTCGGTGGTGCTGGATGCTGGCCTGCCTTTTGATATGGTGAAGGATTCCGGCAAGATACTTGTGAGCTTTACACCGAGCATTGTGGCACAGACCATAAGCGGTGTGGATGATCTGCTGGGCATGCCTTATGGATGCGGTGAACAGAACATGATGCTGTTCTCTACGGATGTGGAAGTGCTGCGTTATCTGAAGGCTACGGGCCAAGAGAATCCTGAGATTCGAGCGAAGGCTGAAACATACATCATCACCGGCTACCAGCGGGAACTTACTTACAGGCATGATGATGGTTCTTTCTCTGCATTCGGAGAGAGTGACGAGGGAGGTAGCTTATGGCTCACAGACTTCGTATTATCCCAGTTCAGCGGTGCCAGGGATATCACTACTATAGATGAGGATGTGCTGAAGCAGTCTGCCGACTGGATAGAATCCCACCAGCAGACCGATGGATCATGGGAATCAGTAGGTTTTGTTATACACCAGGACATGATGGGAGGTATGAATGGCGCATACGCTCTGACGGCTTACACCACGCTGGCTCTTGAAGAATATGGAAATGCCAGGCCGGAGGTAATGGCAAAGGCTCAGCAATATCTTGAAATGAACCTAGCTGCTCAGGATGATCCGTATGCTCTTGCCATTGGTACACTGGCCTTGCAGAAGCTGAACAGTTCCAAGGCTGATGAGGCTCTGGACAAACTGCTGGCAATGGCGAAGCAGGATGAGGACGGTACTTATTGGGGATATGATGAAGCACCGGTGTCCACGCCTTATGGTTACGATACCTATGGTATAATCATGCCTTCCGGCAAGAATGTGGAGACCACTGCATACGCAACGCTGGCTCTTATTGAAGCAAAGGATCCGACTGCAAGCTCATCCCTGAAGTGGATCGCTGCACAGAGAAATGCTCAGGGCGGTTTCTCAAGCACCCAGGATACTGTAATGGCTTTCAGGGCGCTCATGACTGCTGCGGCTTCGGCTGGCAGGGATATAGATGCCACTGTGTCGGTGATGGCTGACAATACATCGCTTAGCGAGGTAAAGATTACTCCGCAGAACTTCGATGTGGTGCAGATAGTAGAAGTGCCTGTGGATACTCAGCAGGTGACCCTGGGCATTGAAGGCGAGGGCGAAGTGAGCTACCAGCTTGTGAAGAGGTTCAATGTCATCCTACCGGATGTGGTGGAGCAGAAGGAGATCGAGCTGAACGTGACATACGATGCCACGAGCGTTGCAGTGGATGACATCGTGACCGCAGATGTACGAGTGAAGTACAACGGTATGCCTGGCATAGAGGCCATGGTAAATTCCAGCGGCATGATGATTGTGGATATTGCTGTGCCCACGGGTTTCACTCCTGTCACAACGAGCCTGGATGCCCTCAAGGAGAATGACACTGTCACTCGCTACGAAATAGCAGGCCGCAAGGTGGTGCTCTATATCGATGAGATGAAGGTGGGCGAAGAGCTCAACTTCACCATGCAGATGCAGGCACTTTTCCCTGTAAAGGCAGCAGCCCAGGGAAGCAAAGCCTACTCCTACTACAACCCTGAGGTCAGTGCCGAGGTGAAGGGAGTGGAGATGAACGTGACGTGA